One window of Rhodococcus qingshengii JCM 15477 genomic DNA carries:
- the pglZ gene encoding BREX-1 system phosphatase PglZ type A gives MSKTPTIADHLADRFDSKRIVVWHDLDGGYSAGLDVLAPSDVTVLRIVDDEFAVKHRVLRKEPTAKFLIYRSGGVPEGVGNWLLDIELAYGPVFTADRGALMRVDLGLTAQGSDELIASYRAFFDDTKLVARLKSLPLNGGDLTVVQAQMCAVLLNQKEHSFSELTRTLLIQHADGETAGFDAFTSHGLADFYWTGASGIYGFTSQTPTMAGFVLWMFQRAVDGFAVTESNKARNLSLDFRGFRDSKRSSAAMKSLARTVEGNLDYTDHMSEIGWETLKDTDIFDAGEREVIRRLVEGISAQTMPYRDITDAISARRRDSFWFDDYATLYEGLSAAAELIPAIRNAVFDLSSFDEGLTRYRDEWFRIDQRYRQFTQAYLTAEFKQPIEALADLVENAYVTNFLAPLGVAWQQQVDTVTQWRTINTTSQTSFYDHYVAPSLTGRKKAVVIVSDALRYEVADELSTRIRGENKFSATIEAMLGVLPSYTQLGMAALLPHTTLAHSSDGDPVLVDGQKSDGTANRSKILNAVGGTAIQARDFIEMKPSERRDLYSSNQVLYVYHDTIDATGDKAVSEHRTFTAAADAVRELIDIVKKLASANATNIIVTADHGFLYQRSKLAEQFNQTVKPQGEQIVKSTRRYVLGRGLKKDAAFTTFQPDQVGLSSDLEVQIPNSIQRIVQPGAGYQFVHGGASLQEIVVPVIQINKRRIDTVEPVNVDIHPESDRITTGQIVVKLYQSAKVEPHKPARRLRAGLYFGDILISNEQEMTFDSSSDAGRDRFQSVTLLLGRNADEANNHSVEFRLSEPIEGTDQWKKYKSAPYTVKRAFASDDGWDF, from the coding sequence ATGAGTAAGACCCCCACGATCGCGGACCACCTTGCGGATCGCTTCGACTCCAAGCGCATAGTCGTATGGCACGATCTCGACGGTGGCTACTCCGCCGGACTCGATGTGCTCGCGCCGAGCGACGTGACGGTGCTGCGCATCGTCGATGACGAGTTCGCCGTTAAGCATCGGGTACTGCGTAAAGAACCGACGGCGAAGTTCTTGATCTACCGATCCGGCGGTGTACCCGAAGGTGTCGGGAACTGGTTGCTCGACATCGAACTGGCCTACGGTCCGGTGTTCACTGCAGACCGTGGCGCGTTGATGCGGGTCGATCTCGGGCTCACAGCGCAGGGTTCCGATGAGTTGATTGCCAGTTATCGGGCGTTCTTCGACGACACGAAGCTGGTAGCGCGGCTCAAATCGCTGCCGTTGAACGGCGGAGACCTGACGGTAGTGCAGGCGCAGATGTGCGCCGTGCTTCTGAATCAGAAGGAACACAGCTTCTCTGAGCTGACCCGCACGCTGCTGATACAGCACGCCGACGGCGAAACCGCCGGATTCGATGCGTTTACCTCCCACGGCCTGGCGGACTTCTACTGGACTGGAGCTTCCGGCATCTACGGGTTCACCTCTCAGACGCCGACGATGGCAGGTTTCGTGCTGTGGATGTTTCAGCGCGCGGTCGACGGGTTCGCAGTCACCGAGTCGAACAAGGCACGAAACTTGTCGCTCGACTTCCGCGGTTTCCGTGACTCCAAGCGCAGCAGTGCAGCGATGAAATCGCTGGCCCGAACCGTCGAGGGCAATCTCGACTACACCGATCACATGAGTGAGATCGGTTGGGAGACACTGAAGGACACGGACATCTTCGACGCCGGCGAGCGTGAGGTGATCCGGCGCCTGGTGGAGGGGATCAGTGCGCAGACGATGCCGTATCGCGACATCACCGATGCGATCAGCGCAAGACGTCGTGACAGTTTCTGGTTCGACGACTACGCGACCCTGTATGAAGGGCTGAGCGCCGCAGCCGAACTGATTCCGGCGATCCGGAACGCCGTGTTCGACCTCAGCAGCTTCGACGAGGGACTGACACGGTATCGCGATGAGTGGTTCCGCATCGACCAGCGCTATCGCCAGTTCACCCAGGCGTACCTCACCGCTGAGTTCAAGCAGCCGATCGAGGCACTGGCAGACCTGGTCGAAAATGCCTATGTCACCAATTTTCTGGCTCCGCTCGGAGTGGCATGGCAACAGCAAGTCGATACGGTCACGCAGTGGCGCACCATTAATACGACCTCGCAAACCTCGTTCTACGACCACTACGTCGCCCCGAGCCTCACCGGTCGCAAGAAGGCCGTTGTGATCGTCTCCGACGCACTGCGCTACGAGGTCGCCGACGAGCTGAGTACCAGGATCCGCGGAGAGAACAAGTTCTCCGCCACCATCGAAGCCATGCTCGGCGTCCTGCCCTCGTATACCCAACTCGGGATGGCAGCACTGCTCCCACACACCACGCTGGCACATTCCTCAGACGGCGACCCGGTGCTGGTCGACGGGCAGAAGTCCGACGGTACCGCGAACCGCAGCAAGATCCTCAATGCAGTCGGCGGGACGGCGATCCAGGCGAGAGATTTCATCGAGATGAAGCCGTCCGAACGCCGCGACCTGTACTCGTCGAATCAAGTGCTGTACGTCTACCACGACACGATCGATGCGACCGGGGACAAAGCCGTCTCCGAACACCGAACCTTCACGGCGGCAGCGGACGCGGTCCGCGAACTGATCGACATCGTCAAGAAGCTCGCGAGCGCGAACGCGACGAACATCATCGTCACCGCCGATCACGGGTTCCTCTATCAGCGTTCCAAGCTGGCTGAGCAGTTCAACCAGACGGTGAAACCGCAGGGCGAGCAGATCGTGAAGTCAACGCGCCGCTACGTGCTGGGGCGAGGATTGAAGAAGGACGCAGCGTTCACGACATTCCAACCCGACCAAGTGGGACTGTCGAGCGACCTGGAAGTGCAGATCCCGAATTCGATCCAGCGGATCGTGCAGCCCGGAGCCGGATACCAGTTCGTGCACGGCGGCGCCTCCCTGCAGGAGATCGTGGTGCCGGTGATCCAGATCAACAAGAGGCGCATCGACACCGTCGAGCCGGTGAACGTCGACATCCACCCCGAGTCAGATCGGATCACCACGGGGCAGATCGTCGTCAAGCTGTACCAGTCGGCGAAGGTGGAGCCGCACAAACCTGCGCGGCGGCTGCGTGCCGGGCTGTACTTCGGAGACATACTGATCTCCAACGAGCAGGAGATGACCTT